From a region of the Streptacidiphilus albus JL83 genome:
- a CDS encoding 3-oxoacyl-ACP synthase III family protein — MAVGIAGAGYALGSETVSSTDLALSHGLEPDWFVRRTGTQQRRVYAEGESLMTLAAEAIGKACAEAGVAPQAIGGETLLIFAQVSIPAYVAPSQAVLLAQRAGIGCAKTMSVDGSCAEVIPALETAVTMLETGRCERAIVVGGQDAVSLTNHQDLSLAGIFGAGAAAVVLARDENYGTRLDVRGSQWETHTADWQLGTLPVHERRRAEEGFEVRTGFYTMEGVEIVQAARRHVPGVVDSALARAGWTTADLDLVIAHQPNTRTLQLVMKACGISMDIVPNPCADIGNLGPANVLTTLAIARQEGTLKPGSRALLVSYGVGFSCGAMAVTF, encoded by the coding sequence ATGGCGGTCGGGATCGCAGGCGCGGGTTACGCGCTCGGGTCGGAGACGGTCAGCAGTACCGATCTGGCCCTGTCGCACGGTCTGGAGCCGGACTGGTTCGTCCGGCGGACCGGCACCCAGCAGCGCCGGGTCTATGCCGAGGGGGAGAGCCTGATGACCCTGGCGGCCGAGGCGATCGGCAAGGCGTGTGCCGAGGCGGGCGTGGCCCCGCAGGCCATCGGCGGCGAGACCCTGCTGATCTTCGCGCAGGTCAGCATCCCCGCGTACGTGGCCCCCTCGCAGGCGGTCCTGCTGGCCCAGCGGGCGGGGATCGGGTGCGCGAAGACCATGAGTGTGGACGGCTCGTGCGCGGAGGTGATCCCCGCGCTGGAGACAGCGGTCACCATGCTGGAGACGGGCCGCTGCGAGCGGGCGATCGTGGTGGGCGGCCAGGATGCCGTCAGCCTGACGAACCACCAGGATCTCAGCCTGGCCGGCATCTTCGGGGCCGGAGCCGCAGCCGTCGTCCTTGCCCGCGACGAGAACTACGGAACGCGGCTCGACGTGCGCGGGAGCCAGTGGGAGACCCACACGGCCGACTGGCAGCTGGGCACCCTGCCCGTCCACGAACGCCGCAGGGCCGAAGAGGGCTTCGAAGTGCGCACCGGCTTCTACACGATGGAAGGCGTCGAGATCGTCCAGGCCGCCCGCCGGCACGTCCCCGGGGTCGTCGACTCGGCCCTCGCCCGGGCCGGCTGGACCACGGCTGATCTCGACCTGGTCATCGCCCACCAGCCGAACACCCGCACCCTGCAACTCGTCATGAAGGCATGCGGGATCAGCATGGACATCGTGCCCAACCCGTGCGCCGACATCGGCAACCTGGGCCCGGCCAACGTCCTGACCACCCTCGCCATCGCCCGCCAGGAGGGCACCCTGAAGCCGGGAAGCCGGGCCCTCCTCGTGTCCTACGGCGTCGGCTTCTCCTGCGGAGCGATGGCCGTCACCTTCTGA
- a CDS encoding SMI1/KNR4 family protein: MDGADGSRADTQDIGALRDAFAVEWREPPPGWDALRVWEGRHGVVLPEPCRTFIAETANGSCLGPPEDGGLLPPGRLPPGWPDQDQPREPAAGFPLDHSWMWEDGNRGYRALAPIVHAVCNHGSAVLGAEDGPMYWLLAVTGPSRGKVWLVADVGAHLCPQDPGIGFTDWVRRWQAGDGWQD, translated from the coding sequence ATGGATGGAGCCGACGGGTCTCGTGCCGACACCCAGGACATCGGAGCGTTGCGGGACGCTTTCGCCGTGGAGTGGCGGGAGCCGCCACCGGGTTGGGACGCGTTGCGGGTCTGGGAGGGCCGGCACGGCGTCGTCCTGCCCGAGCCCTGCCGGACGTTCATCGCAGAGACCGCCAACGGCTCCTGCCTCGGGCCGCCCGAGGACGGCGGCCTCCTGCCGCCGGGCCGGCTCCCGCCCGGCTGGCCCGACCAGGACCAGCCCCGTGAACCCGCGGCCGGGTTCCCCCTGGACCACAGCTGGATGTGGGAGGACGGCAATCGCGGCTACCGGGCCCTGGCCCCCATCGTCCATGCGGTCTGCAACCACGGCTCTGCCGTCCTGGGTGCCGAGGACGGCCCCATGTACTGGCTGCTGGCCGTCACCGGCCCCAGCCGCGGCAAGGTCTGGCTGGTGGCCGACGTCGGCGCGCACCTCTGCCCCCAGGACCCTGGCATCGGCTTCACGGACTGGGTCCGCCGCTGGCAGGCCGGCGACGGATGGCAGGACTGA
- a CDS encoding AfsA-related hotdog domain-containing protein: MHRGGHARPATGRRQDAGPDHRTRTPPRHSHHHIHQPLPHRLQPTARTPRRPAPHPHTPGPPLPPAHVARTHTRDVVLSPTPTPTTHLLRTDPTHPGLFDHPLDHAPGMLLLEAARQAAHTTTTHPRTTLTALHCTFHHYAELDTPCTIHTHPHPTPNTTHTHCTITATQNNQPVITATVQLQPPPHH, from the coding sequence CTGCACCGAGGTGGTCATGCGCGCCCGGCGACCGGCCGCCGCCAGGATGCAGGTCCAGATCACCGCACAAGGACGCCACCTCGCCACAGCCACCACCACATTCACCAACCACTCCCCCACCGTCTACAACCGACTGCGCGGACACCACGCCGACCCGCACCACACCCCCACACCCCCGGCCCCCCGCTACCACCCGCCCACGTCGCACGCACCCACACCCGCGACGTCGTCCTGTCACCCACCCCCACCCCCACCACCCACCTCCTGCGCACCGACCCCACCCACCCCGGACTCTTCGACCACCCCCTCGACCACGCCCCCGGCATGCTCCTGCTCGAAGCCGCCCGCCAAGCCGCCCACACCACAACCACCCACCCCCGCACCACCCTCACAGCCCTCCACTGCACCTTCCACCACTACGCCGAACTCGACACCCCCTGCACCATCCACACCCACCCACACCCCACCCCCAACACCACACACACCCACTGCACCATCACAGCCACCCAGAACAACCAACCCGTCATCACCGCCACCGTCCAACTCCAACCCCCACCCCACCACTAA
- a CDS encoding SDR family NAD(P)-dependent oxidoreductase, which yields MNTRMLEGKVAVITGASSGIGAAAARLFAAEGAAVVLMARRADRVRDLAREITEAGGSACAAPGDVASPRDAARAVTVALDAYGRLDCAFNNAGYATAGVPLHEIGDEVFERTMAVNVAGVWNCLRAQVPAMLKHGGGSIVNTSSVAGLQATGASAAYIAAKHAVIGLTRAAASDYARQGIRVNALVVGSTLTEMMHDILAAVPELEEEFLSNSLQQRMAAPSEVAQAAAWLCSDRSSFVTGTAMPVDGGATAM from the coding sequence ATGAACACGCGGATGCTCGAAGGCAAGGTCGCCGTCATCACCGGGGCGTCCAGCGGGATCGGTGCGGCGGCGGCGCGCCTGTTCGCCGCCGAGGGTGCCGCCGTGGTCCTGATGGCCCGTAGGGCCGACCGTGTCCGCGACCTCGCGCGGGAGATCACCGAGGCCGGGGGCAGTGCCTGTGCGGCCCCCGGCGACGTCGCCTCCCCGCGCGACGCCGCGCGTGCGGTCACCGTGGCCCTGGACGCCTACGGCCGCCTGGACTGCGCGTTCAACAACGCCGGCTACGCCACCGCGGGGGTGCCGTTGCACGAGATCGGCGACGAGGTGTTCGAGCGCACGATGGCGGTGAACGTCGCGGGGGTGTGGAACTGCCTGCGGGCCCAGGTGCCCGCCATGCTCAAGCACGGCGGCGGGTCGATCGTCAACACCTCGAGCGTCGCGGGCCTGCAGGCCACCGGTGCCTCGGCCGCCTACATCGCCGCCAAGCACGCCGTTATCGGGCTGACCCGGGCGGCCGCGTCCGACTACGCCCGGCAGGGCATACGCGTCAACGCCCTGGTGGTCGGCAGCACCCTGACCGAGATGATGCACGACATCCTGGCCGCCGTGCCGGAACTGGAGGAGGAGTTCCTCTCCAACAGCCTGCAGCAGCGCATGGCCGCGCCCAGCGAGGTCGCCCAGGCCGCCGCCTGGCTGTGCAGCGACCGCTCCTCCTTCGTCACGGGCACCGCCATGCCCGTCGACGGCGGCGCCACGGCCATGTGA
- a CDS encoding ScbR family autoregulator-binding transcription factor, with protein MVGEPKQERAIQTRALLLRAAAEVFDEYGYDGASVSKILARAGVTPGAMYFHFKNKEALAEAVINAQPETIVPHLESEGLQRLVDITMVWSKQLQVDPVLRAGVRLVVERSTFGEHDASSYLDWAQIMTGVLDEAVRKGELQAGVRPEEVAQFVVGACTGIQLFAEAATRRSDLPERAVRMWRLLLPGIAVPAVLARTRVDPDLFTVLGGAR; from the coding sequence GTGGTGGGAGAGCCGAAGCAGGAGCGGGCGATCCAGACCCGTGCCCTGTTGTTGCGGGCCGCGGCGGAGGTCTTTGACGAGTACGGCTACGACGGTGCGAGTGTCAGCAAGATCCTGGCGAGGGCGGGTGTGACGCCGGGGGCGATGTACTTCCATTTCAAGAACAAGGAGGCTCTCGCGGAGGCTGTCATCAACGCCCAGCCGGAGACGATCGTCCCGCACCTGGAGTCCGAGGGCCTGCAGCGTCTGGTGGACATCACCATGGTGTGGTCCAAGCAGTTGCAGGTGGACCCGGTGCTGCGTGCCGGTGTCCGCCTGGTCGTCGAGCGCTCGACGTTCGGGGAGCACGATGCCAGTTCCTACCTGGACTGGGCCCAGATCATGACCGGGGTCCTGGACGAGGCCGTCCGCAAGGGGGAGTTGCAGGCCGGGGTGCGGCCCGAGGAGGTCGCCCAGTTCGTCGTCGGGGCCTGCACCGGGATCCAGTTGTTCGCCGAGGCCGCCACCCGCCGGAGCGACCTGCCCGAACGCGCCGTGCGGATGTGGCGCCTGCTGCTGCCGGGTATCGCCGTCCCCGCGGTCCTGGCCCGGACCCGGGTGGACCCCGACCTGTTCACCGTGCTGGGCGGCGCGCGGTAA
- a CDS encoding DUF7927 domain-containing protein, translating to MKYRSWPGRRAAERAGNARGLRAVVWAVTAAVAVAVAGLGPGAAAYGDAAPHLAPRLGEIAVPDCPHPSVLADWRGVSLGAVPLGRSLRTPVAGGELAGVFSGNAAGSQLRYRRAPLSQETRGMPVSALIAGDALRLPQGTAQVPYQLTLRLPHAQRVRFALAGPAGALRAVALTASGAGKPVKLGMRTLAPATVPIGTPPPATSAAGAANASRSATPASTARSASTPSAPSATAAPTSAASGADVWSQTAVDTLSLSVAGGDSGAFALSKLLGCDALPAHAALPRHATGKGQALRGLRARRAGTGTELLNETFQGGSAPDPDLLPLNSACLTGAAAGSTPPAGASALGPCASSNSAPAAGTTPGYLQLTDNSNNASGGVLYNKPLPGNAGLVAEFETYQYGGSGADGISFFLTDGAAQLTTAGAPGGALGYAAINGYADGVHAGYLGVGFDAYGNYNIAALGGGCPTRPNENQVINAVGIRGPGEGRNGYCYLAGTIPAQGVASTLPGVLRGTTVADAVRRTRVTVSPDTLPTVTVEIDFNDGRGYRTILSHTMTTPVPATYKFGFAAGTGEFTDVHLIRNVAISTVTPLSRLNLVKQVDKTQPQPASYAIGQSVPYQFLLTNSGAQPLTNAAVTDPHVAPVTCPRTTLGAAGTAGASMVCTGTHTLTAADTSPDGTFTNTATATATDPGGADVPSNPSSAKVNIAGVPILTFTKTSDAKTPAKPGDKITYTVTAANTGSADYPGVTFTDDLTGVLDDAAYGSDATATSGTAAYTAPKLTWTGDVAAGHTVTITYSVTVKNPDTGDHVLTNTVVGPPNTNCPPGSTDPACTTGTNVAELKLTKTSDAKAPAKPGDKITYTVTAANTGKADYPGATFTDDLTGVLDDAAYGSDATATSGTAAYTAPKLTWTGDVAAGHTVTITYSVTVKNPDTGDHTLANAVVGPEDSNCPPGSTDPACTTSGSVAALKLTKTSDAKTPAKPGDKITYTVTAANTGKADYPGATFTDDLTKVIDDATYNADATATSGTVAYAAPKLTWTGDVAVGQTVTITYSVTVRSPGTGDHLLTNAVVGPEDSNCPPGSTDPACTTGTNVAELKLTKTMSPSGPKPGDTVTYTITATDTGKAPYKGASWTDDLTKALDDATYNQDAKATAGTTAYTAPTLSWTGDLAAGQSATTVYTVTVHNPVTGDTVLSNTVVGPPDSNCAPGSTDPACTPDGGRMPNPVIKKTTDTPKPLPGGKVGYTVTVTNIGSAPYTGSLTDNLSGVIDDATWNGDQKTTAGTVAYKAPTLTWHGTLAPHQSATITYSVTVAIPPKGNKNLHNQVTGSSTSNCPLPMQRSRRAAALDPDCYTNAPLPTVQVSKTMTPTNPKEGGTVTYTLTLANHSKADYPGLTLSDDLTKVLDDATYNQDAKATTGTATYTAPTLHWTGTVRAGTTTKITYTVTVRKPDNGNRRLDNTVTVPGGSNCAKGSTDPECSTHGKILPPAKPDTDLAKTGNDLPLGRTALAVALLTGTGVLTTTIATRRRRQ from the coding sequence GTGAAGTACAGATCTTGGCCCGGCCGCAGGGCGGCGGAGCGCGCGGGGAACGCGCGCGGGCTGCGGGCGGTGGTGTGGGCGGTCACCGCGGCGGTGGCGGTGGCGGTGGCGGGGCTGGGCCCTGGGGCCGCGGCCTACGGCGACGCCGCGCCCCACCTCGCGCCGCGCCTGGGCGAGATCGCCGTACCGGACTGCCCTCATCCGTCGGTACTGGCCGACTGGCGTGGTGTGTCCCTGGGCGCCGTGCCGTTGGGCAGGTCACTGCGCACTCCGGTGGCGGGGGGCGAGCTGGCGGGGGTGTTCTCCGGTAACGCGGCCGGCTCGCAGCTGCGCTACCGGCGCGCGCCGCTGTCCCAGGAGACACGGGGGATGCCGGTGTCCGCGCTGATCGCCGGGGACGCGCTGCGCCTTCCGCAGGGCACCGCCCAGGTCCCGTACCAGCTCACGTTGCGTCTGCCGCACGCGCAGCGGGTGCGGTTCGCGCTGGCCGGGCCCGCCGGCGCCCTGCGCGCGGTGGCGCTGACCGCGAGCGGGGCCGGAAAGCCGGTCAAGCTGGGTATGCGCACCCTCGCCCCGGCGACGGTCCCCATCGGTACTCCCCCGCCGGCCACCTCGGCTGCGGGGGCCGCGAACGCGTCGCGGTCGGCGACTCCGGCTTCCACGGCCCGGTCCGCGAGCACCCCCTCCGCCCCCTCCGCCACCGCCGCGCCGACATCCGCGGCGTCGGGCGCGGACGTCTGGTCGCAGACGGCCGTGGACACACTGTCCCTGTCGGTGGCCGGCGGGGACAGCGGCGCCTTCGCCCTGTCCAAACTGCTGGGCTGCGACGCGCTGCCCGCGCACGCCGCGCTTCCCAGGCACGCCACCGGAAAGGGCCAAGCGCTGCGCGGTCTGCGGGCGCGCCGGGCGGGCACGGGCACGGAGCTGCTGAACGAGACCTTCCAGGGCGGCTCCGCGCCCGACCCGGACCTGCTCCCGCTGAACTCCGCCTGCCTGACCGGGGCCGCGGCCGGCAGCACCCCGCCGGCCGGGGCCTCGGCGCTGGGCCCGTGCGCCTCCTCGAACAGCGCCCCCGCCGCCGGGACCACCCCGGGGTACCTGCAGCTGACCGACAACAGCAACAACGCCTCCGGCGGGGTGCTCTACAACAAGCCGCTGCCCGGCAACGCGGGACTGGTCGCGGAGTTCGAGACCTACCAGTACGGCGGTAGCGGAGCCGACGGCATCAGCTTCTTCCTGACCGACGGGGCCGCCCAGCTGACCACGGCCGGCGCACCCGGCGGCGCCCTGGGCTACGCCGCCATCAACGGGTACGCCGACGGGGTCCACGCCGGCTACCTGGGGGTGGGCTTCGACGCCTACGGCAACTACAACATCGCGGCCCTCGGCGGCGGCTGCCCCACGCGCCCCAACGAGAACCAGGTCATCAACGCGGTCGGGATCCGGGGCCCCGGGGAGGGACGGAACGGCTACTGCTACCTGGCCGGCACCATTCCGGCCCAGGGCGTCGCCTCCACTCTGCCCGGGGTGCTGCGCGGCACCACCGTGGCCGACGCGGTCCGCAGGACCCGGGTGACCGTCAGCCCCGACACCCTGCCCACCGTCACCGTCGAGATCGACTTCAACGACGGCAGGGGCTACCGGACGATCCTGTCGCACACCATGACCACCCCGGTCCCGGCCACCTACAAGTTCGGGTTCGCCGCCGGCACCGGCGAGTTCACCGACGTGCACCTGATCCGCAACGTCGCGATCAGCACCGTCACCCCGCTGTCCCGCCTCAACCTGGTCAAGCAGGTCGACAAGACCCAGCCCCAGCCTGCCTCCTACGCCATCGGCCAGAGCGTGCCCTACCAGTTCCTGCTGACCAACTCCGGCGCCCAGCCGTTGACGAACGCCGCCGTCACCGACCCGCACGTGGCCCCCGTCACCTGCCCGCGCACCACCCTGGGCGCAGCGGGCACCGCGGGCGCCTCGATGGTCTGCACCGGCACCCACACCCTGACCGCCGCCGACACCAGCCCGGACGGGACGTTCACCAACACCGCCACCGCCACCGCCACGGACCCCGGCGGCGCCGACGTCCCCTCCAACCCCTCCTCCGCCAAGGTCAACATCGCCGGCGTGCCGATCCTGACGTTCACCAAGACCTCGGACGCCAAGACCCCGGCCAAGCCCGGCGACAAGATCACCTACACGGTCACCGCCGCCAACACCGGCAGCGCCGACTACCCGGGGGTCACGTTCACCGACGACCTCACCGGCGTCTTGGACGACGCCGCCTACGGTAGTGACGCCACCGCCACCTCCGGCACCGCGGCCTACACCGCGCCCAAGCTCACCTGGACCGGTGACGTGGCCGCGGGCCACACCGTGACGATCACCTACTCGGTCACCGTCAAGAACCCCGACACCGGCGACCACGTGCTGACCAACACTGTCGTGGGCCCGCCGAACACCAACTGCCCGCCCGGCTCCACCGACCCCGCCTGCACCACCGGCACGAACGTGGCCGAACTGAAGCTCACCAAGACCTCGGACGCCAAGGCCCCGGCCAAGCCCGGCGACAAGATCACCTACACGGTCACCGCCGCCAACACCGGCAAGGCCGACTACCCGGGTGCCACGTTCACCGACGACCTCACCGGCGTGCTGGACGACGCCGCCTACGGTAGTGACGCCACCGCCACCTCCGGCACCGCGGCCTACACCGCGCCCAAGCTCACCTGGACCGGTGACGTGGCCGCGGGCCACACCGTGACGATCACCTACTCGGTCACCGTCAAGAACCCCGACACCGGCGACCACACCCTGGCCAACGCCGTCGTGGGGCCCGAGGACTCGAACTGCCCGCCCGGCTCCACCGACCCGGCCTGCACCACCAGCGGCAGCGTGGCCGCACTGAAGCTCACCAAGACCTCGGACGCCAAGACCCCGGCCAAGCCCGGCGACAAGATCACCTACACGGTCACCGCCGCCAACACCGGCAAGGCCGACTACCCGGGTGCCACGTTCACCGACGACCTCACCAAGGTCATCGACGACGCCACCTACAACGCCGACGCCACCGCGACCTCGGGGACGGTGGCCTACGCCGCGCCCAAGCTCACCTGGACCGGTGACGTGGCGGTGGGGCAGACAGTGACGATCACCTACTCGGTCACCGTCAGGAGCCCCGGCACCGGCGACCACCTGCTGACCAACGCCGTGGTGGGCCCCGAGGACTCGAACTGCCCGCCCGGCTCCACCGACCCCGCCTGCACCACCGGCACGAACGTGGCCGAACTGAAGCTCACCAAGACCATGAGCCCCAGCGGGCCCAAGCCCGGTGACACGGTCACGTACACCATCACCGCCACCGACACCGGCAAGGCCCCCTACAAGGGCGCCTCGTGGACCGACGACCTGACCAAGGCCCTGGACGACGCCACCTACAACCAGGACGCGAAGGCCACCGCCGGCACCACGGCCTACACGGCGCCGACCCTGTCCTGGACCGGCGACCTGGCCGCGGGCCAGAGCGCGACCACCGTCTACACCGTCACCGTCCACAACCCCGTCACCGGGGACACCGTCCTGAGCAACACCGTGGTGGGCCCGCCCGACTCCAACTGCGCCCCCGGCTCCACCGACCCCGCCTGCACCCCGGACGGCGGACGCATGCCCAACCCGGTGATCAAGAAGACTACCGACACCCCCAAGCCGCTGCCCGGCGGCAAGGTCGGCTACACGGTCACCGTCACCAACATCGGCAGCGCCCCCTACACCGGCTCGCTCACCGACAACCTCAGCGGCGTCATCGACGACGCCACCTGGAACGGCGACCAGAAGACCACCGCCGGCACCGTCGCCTACAAGGCCCCGACCCTGACCTGGCACGGCACCCTGGCACCCCACCAGAGCGCGACCATCACCTACTCGGTCACCGTCGCCATCCCGCCCAAGGGCAACAAGAACCTCCACAACCAGGTCACCGGCTCCAGCACCTCCAACTGCCCGCTGCCCATGCAGCGCAGCCGCCGCGCCGCCGCCCTCGACCCGGACTGCTACACCAACGCCCCCCTGCCCACCGTCCAGGTCTCCAAGACCATGACCCCGACCAACCCCAAGGAGGGCGGCACCGTCACCTACACCCTCACCCTGGCCAACCACTCCAAGGCCGACTACCCGGGCCTGACCCTGTCCGACGACCTGACCAAGGTCCTGGACGACGCCACCTACAACCAGGACGCGAAGGCCACCACCGGCACCGCGACCTACACGGCCCCGACCCTGCACTGGACCGGCACGGTCCGCGCCGGCACCACCACGAAGATCACCTACACCGTCACCGTCCGCAAGCCCGACAACGGCAACCGCCGCCTGGACAACACCGTCACGGTCCCCGGCGGCTCCAACTGCGCCAAGGGCTCCACCGACCCCGAGTGCAGCACCCACGGCAAGATCCTCCCCCCGGCCAAACCCGACACCGACCTTGCCAAGACCGGCAACGACCTGCCCCTTGGCCGGACCGCCCTGGCCGTCGCCCTGCTCACCGGCACCGGCGTCCTGACCACCACGATCGCCACTCGCCGCCGCAGGCAGTGA